In the genome of Cryptosporangium phraense, the window CTATTCCTCCGCGGCAATGGGCAACTGTGTCACATCCCCGGCAGCACCCGGCTGGTGAGGTTCGTGGGATGGGATGGGACAGCGTGGGACGCCGGTCCGGACCACTGACCGCGATCCGCTCCGCACACTGAGCGCCGTTCACGGGGGAACTCAGTCAAGGAGACATAGGGTGTTATCCCGCTCAATACGTGCGCTGATGCTGGCCGCCGCACTGGTCGCCGGTGTGCTCACCGCGGCTCCCGCACAGGCCGCCGCGCCGGCCGCGATCAACCTGCTGTCGAGCTCCTGCCCGACCGACATCGTCCAGGGCCAGACCAGCGGCTGCGTGACCGAGCTGCAGAACCTGCTCAACGCCCACGGCGCGAACATCACGGTCGACGGCAACTTCGGCGCGAACACGCTGTCGGCGGTCAAGTCGTTCCAGGCCTCGGCGGCGATCGGCGTCGACGGCCGGGTCGGCCCGATCACCAAGGACAAGCTCTACATCTTCAGCGGCCTCTACCCGGCCCCGGTCGACCTGCGTTCGGCCAGCTGCCCGTCCGACGTGATCCGCGGCCAGAACAGCGGTTGTGTCGTCGAACTGCAGAACCTGCTGCGTCACTACGGCTTCCGCGTCGAGGTCGACGGAGACTTCGGGCCGGCCACCGAGGCCGCGGTCCGCAGCTTCCAGTCCGCGAACGGCCTCGGGGTCGACGGCCGGGTCGGTCCGCAGACCAAGGCCGCGCTGTACAACCTGGACGAAGGGCCGTCGCAGGGCCTGGGGGTCGACCTCCGCTCGTCGGCCTGCCCGTCCAACATCGTCCAGGGCCAGTCCGGGCTGTGCGTCTCGACGCTGCAGGCGCTGCTGAACGGCAAGGGCCAGAACATCTCGGTCGACGGTGAGTTCGGCGCGAACACCGCGGCCGCGGTGCGGGCGTTCCAGTCCTCGGCCGGGATCGGAGTGGACGGTCAGGTCGGTCCGCAGACCAAGACCGCGCTCTACTCCGGCACGTCCGGGGTGCCCGCGCCGATCAACCTGACCTCGTCGTCCTGCCCGACCGACATCGTCAAGGGGCAGAAGAGCGGGTGCGTCACCGAGCTGCAGAGCCTGCTCAACCACCACGGCGCCTCGCTGGCCGTCGACGGTGACTTCGGTGGGCTCACCGACTCGGCCGTGCGCCGCTTCCAGGCCGACGCCGGGCTCTCGGTCGACGGCCGGGTCGGCCCGAACACCAAGTCCGCGCTGTACGGGGTCGTCACGCCCCCGTCGTCGCCGCCGCCGGGCGGTGGGTCGTCGGCGATCCTCCGGGTCGCGCAGGCGGAGGCGGACGCCGGTGTGCGTGAGGGCAGCGCCCGGGCGAACTCCTACGGGCAGTCGGTCGGGCTGTCGCTGTCGACCAGCGGGTACGCCTGGTGCGCGGTGTTCGTCAGCTGGGTCGCCCAGCAGACCGGCGCGACCGACTACCGGCACAGCTACGTCGACCACTGGGTGCACGCCGCTCAGAACGGCACCCACGGCCTGTCGGTGACGACGAGCCCGGCGCCGGGCGACATCGTCGCGTTCGACTGGGACGGCAACGGCGACTTCACCGGCGGCAACGAGCACATCGGGATCGTCCGGACGGTCAGCGGAGGCGCGTCGTTCACGACGGTCGAGGGCAACACGCACGCCGAGGGCTCGTCCGCCCCGGACGGAGTGTTCGTCCGCAACCGGAGCACGAACGACGGGTACAACGTCCTCTTCATCCGGGTCCGCTAGGCCTCCGATGCAGAGAGCCAACTATCTCGGCTGAGCCTTTGTGGGCGGCCCGTTGAGGACGACGGATGACAGACGCCCTCAACGGGCTCCACGTCGGAACAACAGCGCCTTGCGGCGCCGGGCAGTGGGACGTCCCGGGCCAGCACGTCACCGGCCTCGCAGTAGCGGCCGACGACCGTCGCCGGTGACACCGGGGCCGGACTCGTCCGGCCGAACCGGTGGACCGTGTAGCGGGCGCCGTAGAGGGACGGGCGCAGGTTGTCGCCCATGCCACCGTCGACGGCGACGAGCCGGCGCCCGCCCGCGGTCGTCTTGACCGCCACCACCCGGTAGAGCGTGACGCCGGCCCGGGCGACGATCGCCCGGCCGGGCTCGACGGTCAGCCGCGGGACCGGCACCCGGTGCCGCTCGCACTCCAGCAGCAGCACCCGGCGGACCCGGTCGGCGAACGCCTCGATCGCGAAGTCGTCGTCGCCGTGGTTGTACGGCACCGCGTGACCGCCGCCGAGGTCGAGCTCCATCGCCGCGTCGGTTCCGCGGACCTCCCGCAGCCAGGCCAGGAACGCCACCAGCTGGCCGATCGCCTTCTCGTAGCCGCCGAAGCGGGCCACCTGCGATCCGATGTGGCAGTGCACGCCGACCAGCTCCAGCGACCGCTGCCCGAGCACCCGACGGGCCACGTCGGCGGCCGCGCCGCTGGTCAGCGAGAGCCCGGACTTCTGCTCCTCGACGCCGGTGGTGAGCGCGGGGTGCAGGACGATCCGGCCGGCCGGGAACCCCACCGCCCGGGCGACCGCCAGCTCCCCGGCCGAGCAGACGTCGAGCGACAGCCCCTCCTCGGCGACCCAGCGGGCCACCGCGCACCCACTCGTACTTTCGGCCGCCCGGCGCGGCTGGATCTCGGTCCTTCGCCGGTGTCCGGCCGTCGGCCGTCCCGCCACGCTGGACCCATGAACCTCGACCGGATAGCCGGTGTCTGTTACGTCCTGACGTTCGCGTCGATCCCCACGCTCGCGCTCTACCAACCGGTGCACGACGCCGGCTTCGTCACCGGGACCGGCTCGGTGAACGGGGTCGTGATCGGGGCCGTCCTGGAGCTCGTGGTGGCCCTGGCCTGCCTCGGCACCGCGGTCGCGCTGTACCCGGTGCTGAAGGGCCGGGCCCCGGCCCGGGCGCTGGGCTTCGTCGGCGCCCGGGTGCTGGAGGCCACCGCGATCTTCCTCGGCGTCGCCTGCCTGCTGGCCCTCGTCGCCCTCCGGCGCGACGGCACCGGCACCGTCGGCACTGTCGGCACCGATACCGGGCGGGTGCTGGTCGCGCTGTACGACTCGATCTTCCTGGTCAGCCAGGGCTTCGTCCCGGCGGTCAACGCGGTGCTGCTGGGCACCGTGCTCTACCGCTTCCGGCTCGTCCCCCGGGCGCTGCCGGTGCTCGGGCTGATCGGCGCGGCGCTGCTCGTCGTCTCCGACGCCGGGGTGCTGTTCGGCGCCTGGGACCGGTTGTCGCCGGTCGCCGGGGTGGCCGCGCTCCCGATCGCGGTCTGGGAGTTCTTGCTCGGCGTCTACCTGATCGTCAACGGCCTCCGGCGGTCAGGGCTCGAACCGGTAGCCCATGCCGGACTCGGTGATCAGGTAGCGGGGGTGGGACGGGTCGGGCTCTAGCTTGCGACGCAGCTGGGCGATGTACACCCGCAGGTAGTTGCTCTCGTCGCCGTAGGCCGGGCCCCAGACCTCCCGGAGCAGCTGCTTCCGGGGCACGAGCCGCCCGGGGTTGCGCACCAGCACCTCGAGCATCCCCCACTCGGTCGGCGTGAGCCGCACGTCGGCGTCCCCCACCGTCACCTTCTTGGCTGCCAGGTCCACGGTGAACGCGTCGGTGGTGACCACCACCGAGTCGGACGCCGGGGTGGCCCGGCGCAGGGCGGCGCGCAGCCGGGCCAGCAGCTCGTCCATGCCGAACGGCTTGGTCACGTAGTCGTCGGCACCGGCGTCGAGCGCGAGCACCTTGTCGTCGCTGTCCTGCCGGGCCGAGAGCACGACGATCGGCCCGGTGAACCAGGGCCGGAGCCCCTCGATGATCTCGATCCCGTCCAGGTCGGGCAGACCGAGGTCGAGCACGATCAGCTCGGGGTGCTTGTGCGCGGCCGCTTCCAGCGCTTCCTTGCCGCTGGAGGCGATCTCGACGTCGTACCCGCGGGCTCGGAGCGTGATCCGCAGCGCCCGCAGCAGCTGCGGTTCGTCGTCGACCACGAGAATTTTCGTCACGGCTTTCCCACCGGTAGTGAAACCACCATCGTCAGTCCTCCGCCGGGGGTGTCCTCCGGCTCCAGCGTGCCACCCATCGCCTCGACGAACCCGCGCGCGACCGCGAGCCCGAGCCCGACGCCGTTCCCGGCCGGCCGGTCGCCCAGCCGCTGGAACGGGGCGAAGATCCGGTCGCGGTCGTCCTCCGGGACGCCCGGACCGGTGTCGACCACCCGCACCTCGACCCGGTCGCCGAGCGCGCTGGCCCGGACGACGACCGGCGCACCGGCGCCGTGCCGCACCGCGTTGCTGACCAGGTTGGCCAGCGCCCGTTCGAGCAGCCCGGCGTCGGCGAGCACCGCGGGGAGCGACTCCGGGACCTCGATCCCGACGTCCGCGGTGCCGGCGTCGGCGACCGCGCGGGGCACGACCTCGTCGAGTGTGACCGGGCGGCGCAGCGGAGACACCGACCCGGTCTGCAGGCGGCTCATGTCGAGCAGGTTGTCGATCAGCGAGACGAGCTGGTCCGACGACTCGTCGATCGTCGCGTGCAGCTCCTCGACGTCGTCCGGCTCGAGTGTCACCGACTCCATCCGCAGCGCCGAGATCGCCGCCTTGATCGAGGCCAGCGGCGTCCGCAGGTCGTGGCTGACCGCGGCCAGCAGCGCGGTCCGCATCCGGTTGCCCTCGGCCAGCTCGGCCGCCTCAGCGGCCCGCGCGGTGAGCCGGGACTGCTGCAGTGCGACCGCGGCCTGGGCCGCGAACGCCGAGAGCACCCGGCGGTCCGACGCGGCCAGCCGACGCCCGCGCAGCACCAGGTGCAGCGTGTCGGTGACCGGCACGTCCGCGTCGCCCTGATCGACGTCGAGGCAGGGCGCGTCCCCCGCACAGCCGACGACGTTCCAGGCGCCGTCGGCGCGCTCGAGCAGCGTCACCGAGTCCTGGCCGAACGCGTCACGCACCTGGTTGAGCAGGGCCGGGAGCGCCCGGCCGCCGGCCAGCACCCCGCGGC includes:
- a CDS encoding peptidoglycan-binding protein, translated to MLSRSIRALMLAAALVAGVLTAAPAQAAAPAAINLLSSSCPTDIVQGQTSGCVTELQNLLNAHGANITVDGNFGANTLSAVKSFQASAAIGVDGRVGPITKDKLYIFSGLYPAPVDLRSASCPSDVIRGQNSGCVVELQNLLRHYGFRVEVDGDFGPATEAAVRSFQSANGLGVDGRVGPQTKAALYNLDEGPSQGLGVDLRSSACPSNIVQGQSGLCVSTLQALLNGKGQNISVDGEFGANTAAAVRAFQSSAGIGVDGQVGPQTKTALYSGTSGVPAPINLTSSSCPTDIVKGQKSGCVTELQSLLNHHGASLAVDGDFGGLTDSAVRRFQADAGLSVDGRVGPNTKSALYGVVTPPSSPPPGGGSSAILRVAQAEADAGVREGSARANSYGQSVGLSLSTSGYAWCAVFVSWVAQQTGATDYRHSYVDHWVHAAQNGTHGLSVTTSPAPGDIVAFDWDGNGDFTGGNEHIGIVRTVSGGASFTTVEGNTHAEGSSAPDGVFVRNRSTNDGYNVLFIRVR
- a CDS encoding diaminopimelate decarboxylase family protein, with translation MHRLVERERGDRRERQDVTDTGYPVEVHGSSVAGRPTAGHRRRTEIQPRRAAESTSGCAVARWVAEEGLSLDVCSAGELAVARAVGFPAGRIVLHPALTTGVEEQKSGLSLTSGAAADVARRVLGQRSLELVGVHCHIGSQVARFGGYEKAIGQLVAFLAWLREVRGTDAAMELDLGGGHAVPYNHGDDDFAIEAFADRVRRVLLLECERHRVPVPRLTVEPGRAIVARAGVTLYRVVAVKTTAGGRRLVAVDGGMGDNLRPSLYGARYTVHRFGRTSPAPVSPATVVGRYCEAGDVLARDVPLPGAARRCCSDVEPVEGVCHPSSSTGRPQRLSRDSWLSASEA
- a CDS encoding DUF4386 domain-containing protein, which produces MNLDRIAGVCYVLTFASIPTLALYQPVHDAGFVTGTGSVNGVVIGAVLELVVALACLGTAVALYPVLKGRAPARALGFVGARVLEATAIFLGVACLLALVALRRDGTGTVGTVGTDTGRVLVALYDSIFLVSQGFVPAVNAVLLGTVLYRFRLVPRALPVLGLIGAALLVVSDAGVLFGAWDRLSPVAGVAALPIAVWEFLLGVYLIVNGLRRSGLEPVAHAGLGDQVAGVGRVGL
- a CDS encoding response regulator encodes the protein MTKILVVDDEPQLLRALRITLRARGYDVEIASSGKEALEAAAHKHPELIVLDLGLPDLDGIEIIEGLRPWFTGPIVVLSARQDSDDKVLALDAGADDYVTKPFGMDELLARLRAALRRATPASDSVVVTTDAFTVDLAAKKVTVGDADVRLTPTEWGMLEVLVRNPGRLVPRKQLLREVWGPAYGDESNYLRVYIAQLRRKLEPDPSHPRYLITESGMGYRFEP